The window GAGCTTCAGCCCCGTCGGCCCCTGCCTCCCGTGTGGCTCGCGTTCCATGAGCGCGGTGCTAGCGCGCTTCTCACTTCTTGTCGTGGTGGGGCAGCACCGTGTCCACCATCCCCTTGAGGCTCTGCTTGATGAAGCCCCCGCGGTCCGGGTCGCCCCTGAGCACGCTCGCGGCGAAGGACTTGGCCTGCTCCAGGGTGATGTGCGGCGGGAGCGGGGGCACGTCCGGGTCGGTGTAGGCCTCGAGCACCACGGGGCGGTCGGCGCGGAAGGCCTCGTCCCAGGCGGGCCCCAGCTGCTCGGGGCGGTCCACGCGGATGCCCTTGAGCCCGAGCGACTCGGCGTACTTCGCGTAGGGGAAGTCCGGCAGGTCCTGGCTCGCCTCGTACTTGGGGTTGCCCTCCATCACGCGCATCTCCCACGTCACCTGGTTGAGGTCGCGGTTGTTGAGCACGAGCACGATGAGGCGCGGGTCCTGCCACTCCTTCCAGTACTTCGCGATGGTGACCAGCTCCGCGTTGCCGTTCATCTGCATCGCGCCGTCGCCCACCAGGGCCACCACCGCGCGGTGGGGGAACGCGAACTTCGCCCCGATGGCGTAGGGCACGCCGCAGCCCATGGTGGCGAGGTTGCCGGAGAGGCTCGCCAGCATGCCCTTGCGGATCTTCACGTCGCGCGCGAACCAGTTGGCGCTGCTGCCGGAGTCGGCCGCGAGGATGCAGCCGTCCGGCAACCGCGGGGACAGCTCCCAGAACACGCGCTGCGGGTTGATGGGCTTCGCGGACTCCATCGCGCGCGCCTCCAGCACCTTCCACCACTGCCGCACGCCCTTCTCCACCTCCTCGCGCCAGCCCCGGTCCTGCTTGCGCTGCAGCAGCGGGAGCAACGCGCGCAGGGTCTCGCGCGCATCGCCCGTGAGGTTCACGTCCATCGGGTAGCGGATGGAGAGCATGCGGCCGTCCAGGTCGATCTGCACCGCCTTCGCCTGCCCCTCCTTGGGGAGGAACTCGGAGTAGGGGAAGCTCGAGCCCACCATCAGGAGCGTGTCGCAGCCCATCATCAGGTCCCAGCTGGGCTTGGTGCCCAGCAGGCCGATGGCGCCCGTCACGAAGGGCAGCTCGTCCGGCAGCACCGCCTTGCCCAAGAGCGCCTTGGCCACGCCCGCGCCGAGCACGTCGGCCACCTCCACCAGCTCGTCCGCCGCGCCGAAGGCGCCCGCGCCCGCGAGGATGGCCACCTTCTTGCCGGCATTCAGCAGCTCCGCCGCGCGCCGCAGGTCTCCTTCCGTGGGCAGCACGCGCGGGTCGCTGTAGCCCACGCCCGAGTGCACGGTGCCGTGCGCGCGCTCCGGCGGGCTGTAGGGCAGGTCCTGCACGTCGTTGGGCAGGATGATGCAGGTGACGGTGCGCTCGGCGCGCGCGATGCGCACCGCGCGGTCCACCACGTGCCGCACCTGCGAGGGCTCGGTGACCATCTGCACGTACTCGTGCGCCACGTCCTTGAAGAGCGTGGGCAGGTCCACCTCCTGCTGGTAGTGCCCGCCCAGCGCCGCGCGCGCCTGCTGCCCCACGATGGCCACCACCGGGCGGTGGTCCAGCTTCGCGTCGTACAGGCCGTTGAGCAGGTGGATGGCGCCGGGGCCGCTGGTGGCGAGGCACACGCCCACCTCGCCGGTGAACTTGGCGTGCGCGCACGCCATGAAGGCCGCCATCTCCTCGTGCCGCGTCTGGATGAACTGGAAGTCGGGGTGGCGCCCCAGCGCGCCCATGATGCCGTTGATGCCGTCGCCCGGGTAGCCGTAGAGCCGGTGCACGCCCCACTGCGAGAGGCGGAAGAGGAGGTAGTCGGCGACGGTGGC is drawn from Aggregicoccus sp. 17bor-14 and contains these coding sequences:
- a CDS encoding thiamine pyrophosphate-requiring protein is translated as MSATVADYLLFRLSQWGVHRLYGYPGDGINGIMGALGRHPDFQFIQTRHEEMAAFMACAHAKFTGEVGVCLATSGPGAIHLLNGLYDAKLDHRPVVAIVGQQARAALGGHYQQEVDLPTLFKDVAHEYVQMVTEPSQVRHVVDRAVRIARAERTVTCIILPNDVQDLPYSPPERAHGTVHSGVGYSDPRVLPTEGDLRRAAELLNAGKKVAILAGAGAFGAADELVEVADVLGAGVAKALLGKAVLPDELPFVTGAIGLLGTKPSWDLMMGCDTLLMVGSSFPYSEFLPKEGQAKAVQIDLDGRMLSIRYPMDVNLTGDARETLRALLPLLQRKQDRGWREEVEKGVRQWWKVLEARAMESAKPINPQRVFWELSPRLPDGCILAADSGSSANWFARDVKIRKGMLASLSGNLATMGCGVPYAIGAKFAFPHRAVVALVGDGAMQMNGNAELVTIAKYWKEWQDPRLIVLVLNNRDLNQVTWEMRVMEGNPKYEASQDLPDFPYAKYAESLGLKGIRVDRPEQLGPAWDEAFRADRPVVLEAYTDPDVPPLPPHITLEQAKSFAASVLRGDPDRGGFIKQSLKGMVDTVLPHHDKK